Below is a window of Acanthochromis polyacanthus isolate Apoly-LR-REF ecotype Palm Island chromosome 18, KAUST_Apoly_ChrSc, whole genome shotgun sequence DNA.
ATTTGTAACATCCTCTGGCAATGTGTTTCACtcttgaatgtattttttttgtgttttttatagcTTCTGAGAAAACTTTGTACTGTTTGTAATGACACCAGATTGCCTTACTGAAACTTATATTTATTGCAGGAATTTGAACCGTCAGTTGTTGTTTTGCCACCATGGATTTTtgttatattattttaattgtcaGGTGTGGTTTAAATCTGCTGGCAGAAACCAAATTTTAAGGCAAAATTAAGTGTTAAAATTCAGAGTGTAATGGTACTGTAGCTTCAGAGGAGACACTGCAGGTGGATACTGTTGAATTTTAACCaatattttattcatgatgatACTTTTCCAGTTGATTGCTTACATAaaggcagatttttttattttgtatgtatCAAGTTTTCTAAAATTGTACATTTAATGAGGGAAATGAGGTTTTATATATGTGTAAAAATGCAGGAATGCAAATTAAATTCCACAACAGGAATGTAAACATTGGATGAAATTAACTTCCTTGTTTAATTGTATAGACATATTAGTATTAGAGATTTTTACAGAtggaatttttaaaagaatatgaATATTACTGTTAACAGACTGAGGAAAGTAAATAGGTTTTTAGGtttgaaatattttataaaacagaCTGTGAATGACCAGAATATAGAGAGAAGTAAACTTGAAAAGTTTGATGGATGTAAGTGTTACTTCAGTTCAGATATATAGCTTAgagtataaaaaacaaaaagaaactaattttgaaaaaatggcttttgaagatttttgttaaaaattgtttaaaaaacattgaGGCTGGTGATGAAAGAAGCAAAGGGTAAAGACATAGTTAAATAAACAAGGGAGGTTCTGCTTTCAGTGTCACTTatgcagaagaaaaataaagagttttctttatttactgccatggattttgttttttttaagttgtctaaacccaaaaacatcatatgatagttagtaaaaaaagaaatcagtgaTCCAAACAAATAACAACTCATTTTCTCAACTAAAAGCGTACTAGCTAAAAACATGCTAACAAAGCAGCTACAAgacattaaaactataaaagaatacagatGGAATTatcttgtaaacaaaaaagtgttaatcttcgatattaatctacaatgaagaaaataatacaaataaataaaaagcattgaacgaggtgtttccaaactttggACTGGTAGTGTATACTGTTGATAACTTAAGACAATTATTTTTGGTAATAATTTCTCAGAATATTTATGTTTAACTATACAAATGAGGCATTATCTAATTAAATTTGTATATCTAATAGTCAAAGTGGGGTAAAACAAACACCTAAGCATACATTGTGGATGCTTTTTCCACTAGTCTGAAAGAAAACTTAACCCAGTGaatgaaaagtgttttttgcCTGTAGTGTCTCTTCTTCCTCCCCagcagaacaaaaaacagagaaaccaGTTGTTTTGGGGTTCTGTCAGCCTGAAGCTGAGCTCTTAGCTTTACCAACAGCGCCCACTAGAGGCAGAAAACCAGAATGTGTCTATTGGCTGTAGAGTATATTAGCTGTGGCACAATAAAGTGAATTTTCAGCActgaaataaacacaattaCCTTCTGTGTCAGCGAGCAAGAACCACTGACATGTTTTTTATTCAGGTGTATCATTAgtatttccttcttttttttttttacaacaatgTACACAGTTTGAGAAACTGTCAACTGTCTGGTGTTACTGATCACACTCAGGCACCCGTTACAGTTTAGAAATGAGCAGCTACATCATAAAAATGAGGAAATCTTGTTGCATTCTGGCAGCTCCTACATCAAACGTAACATTCTGGTTGACAACTCAACACGATTCAGTTCTCCCTTTAATAAAAGTGATGCAGAAATACCAGTGATTCTCTTTAGAAGCACGATTGCACTGAAGAGAGGACATGAATGTAatggctttcaaaataaaagtttttgtTTCCCCAGAATAAGGCATTAGAGACAAGTTTGTTATGAACCAGAGTGAAACATGTGACCATAAATTCATtaatacaaatatttaatgGTATATGCTGATCGTAATTAGAAAAATAATCCAGCACATCTTGttttttgtatatataataGATTTACAGTACTAGTGCCAATAGCAGCATTTGACCAGAATACATTTCTGCAACGTCACATAACAAATTGATAACTGCCAGCTCAGTAATGAAAAAACCAAAACCTGCACCTGGACTTCAAGTggtaaaatgaatataaatcACCTGCCTACACCTGCAAGACTTAGACCAACTTGATAAATCTATCTATACACGTTACATTTTGTTAGTATATTTAGTTAATGAGAACATAAAATGTAACTTCTAGGGATGACTTCACACAATAATCTGCGTTAGTCCTCAGTGATTTGTGGAGACAGTACAAGTTTTTTCCCCGTGCGTCTTCTTGTGACTTAACCGGATAACCACATCTAGGCATAAGAGCACACAAAACAGTTATGGCTTTTGTAACCACTGCCTGAAAGGGGAAAACAGCGTTGCATTCACTTGTAGTTGCAACAATAAGAAACAGAGCTGCCTCTGACTCGCCACAGAAAAAGAGCACAACCAGGGGGCAGTTCATTAGGGGGAAAGTCGAGCATCcattgtacatttaaaaattgttgacctacatttgtcatttcagagaCCAAAAGACGAGTAAAAATGACGGCTAGCAGGGATTTGAGAACTACATGATAAAAGGAAAATGGAGCTGAATGTGTTCAATTTTGCTGGAGCCAGAGACAGTTTGACCGTAGCTACTTCACAGAAGTATGAAGCATGACAGACGTTTGGTCTTCAAAGGCAAACCATTTCCTGTTCCGTTACCCGATGCTACCTGCCCTCTTTGTAAGTTGCATATGATTTGAACAAAGGCTCTCCGACAGATCCACGAACCGACACAAACacccaaacaaaacacattCCTTCCACTCACATTTTATGTACAGGATAAAGAGACGAACGGTTTGTGTGTCGGGTCAACACCACTGTGTGTCGAGCCCGACTGAGCAGCAACATCAACATCGAGTCATTGGGAAGTAATAGCATGTTTGCCACACGCTTTGGCTGGACGCTGCTGCTGCCATCGAAGCCTGAGAGGAACGGTGGTTTCAGCGTCGTGTTCTCTCGGCCTGATCGTACCGTGGTCGGTCTGTGGAGCGGTTGTGCGCGTTGCTTCAAGGTTACTGGCCGTCTGAAGGGTCCGACGCGTCTCGCTGAGGTTGTTCTCAGTCACTTTTTTGCACCTTTTCCtggtttttctggattttttggTGGACGACTTTCAACGTGGTGAGAAAATTTCCCAGGAAGAGGACGAGAAATGTCAGTGCCAGCATGAAAACCTGGAAGAAAACGGGAAAATGAGTGTTTCAATAGGAGTCATGGCAGCTGCACGACTCCAAATAATAACCCTCACATCTTTTGACTTGACTTTTCAACATGTGGTGTTTTCTTGTGACAAAAGTTCTATGTACATTTATTCCCATTTTCTCTGGTGTCGAATCTTGAATGAGTTCTTTTCCTCTTGGCTAGGAAAACGTGCTCAAGAGTAGCACAATCACAGCTTCTGCAGGTCGACAATCAAGAGCTGTTCATGTCTGTGACCAGCAAGGCAAACTTAAACTTCGTGaactccatttaaaaaaaaaaaaaaaaaaaagcagttgcAAGTGGCATACTTTTTCTCTTCACTTTAAGTAAGTTCTATAGCACCCCTTACAAACTACATACCAGCTCATGCAGTATAGACACAATTGGAACATACTACTCCATCATAATATTGCACCTTAAACTTTTAGTGCTGCAGTCTtctagtgaaaaatgagctgctATCTGTCTGGATATAGTCACGCGAGACATTACAGTGTATAAGAGTAAAGGATTGTGGGTAAGAAAGGTCAGAAAAGCATTCTGCTTAATCACAATAACGCATAGTAGgacatgtttgtatttttactacATTTGACACACTAAGTATTGGGATATACTAGGGTCAATAAATAATTGAGAGACTTTTGAAGAACATGGGATTTATCTTACACACATTTtttatcaaaaatgaaaaaaaactaatgttttttatgttcattatggtcaagtctttacaaattccagaattatttattatgggaacaatcacttattaataaaaaatggtCTCCTTCTACTGTATACGGTGACATAATAATGTGGCTCTACTGTGGTTTTCCATCTCACTGAAAACCAAACTGGTTCATAGAAGAGTTACGTGTTGAACAAACTCTGAGCCAGCCCTCGCTGCAGAGTGGAAGCAGCACTCAGATCACATCAGTAGAAAAGGGATCGAAATGTATTATGTAAAACATGAATGCACTTCCTTTGAAAAGCTGATTTTAGTAGAAGTTTAATAGCACGCAGTCTTCTAGTTTTCACCACTCACTATTGAAAAACTACCTCATAATAACACATTAGAGATCAGAAACTccacatttcacatttattgACCGACTTGTATGTCTGAATATGACCCTGAATGTGAATTTACAAGGACACTGCTTCCATAAAGACGAGTAAATGCACAAATGATTTTCAAAGGAGCTCCTTTTACACGCTTTCCTCTTAAACCAAAGCGTTTCTAACTCAGCTTAAGTGATGGATCTGCCAATTTGATCCTTACCTGCCACTCCTTACAGTCCTCGTGTCCTGCCAAGCGAAATAGGGTCACTGAGTTGTACAGCTGCCAGAACTGTGAAGGAAGGGGAGGCGTTATCTTTCACAATGTCGCTGCACACTCTGGTGGCACAAGCAAATATGCCTTTGATCCACATCTTTctcccaaaaacaacaaacgcTGACGCAAAATTTAATGTGAACTCACGAGCTTAGAAGATTTTGTGCAAATTCTCCTATTTAAAATACGGCAATAAAGCTGCAATCTGATGTTAAAcacaagcagaaaacacaagaaaagttTGACTTACGTGGCCAAAAAAGAGGAAAGgcaacagaaatgtgagtcCTCTCCACATCCAGGACTGAAATCCctctgcacagacacacaagagCTGTAACCTTCACCCGACATGACACAGAACACTACACAAGTGACTGATGTGCTCCAACTCAACAACTATTTGACATTAGAAGTAGTTTAAGAAGCAAATTCTCTGAGGTCAAATCACTTCGACATCTGCTCTCCAGTGTGCTGATGTTAGCAGCTGTCCTCATCTCTCACCTTtaccctattttttttttccaagcatgGCGCTACAGATGGCTCAAGAGTTCAAACGACTGAAATGactgccaccaaaaatagcagACAACTCACCCACTGTGAGGTCCAGCTGATTTCTCTCTCCCAAAGCTCGCAGCCTGTATAAGCAGCCGCTCTGGTAGTAATACTGCAGGAACTGAACAAAGCCTGCGGGACAAAGCCATCGCAAAGATTAAAAGGCATCGCAGCACGTCACCGTCAACGTTGTAAGACGAACAGATCAGCAGGACTCAGTTAGACTCAGTTCTGACgatagaaaatgtcaaaaaagtgtCCAATTATatacagcaaaaacaagttCTGTTTACGGAGGACTGTGGTCTACTTAACACCAGTTAGAAtccataaaatgaaacaacaaaaagtctGTCATGAGAAGTTTTGTGTTACCTCAGTTAAAGTTGCGACAGTATAAAaaggaaagaatattttttaactagttttaactgtaatttttgttttacagattttccccgTTTTGTTTCCgaaaacagaaactaaaaatacaaaGGAAGTAATTATTTGCActttaaaaaccaaaaattAGACTATTTTTagctaaaaatataattttacagatatttactgctgtttggaagaaaattccatATGTTGAGAATggacagaaaaaatgtttaaaaaaaacaaaaacatgttttacagattttccctgttttgtttcaGATAATAACtagcaaaataacacaaaaaagttaaaaaaaaaaaaaaaagtcccaaactgtaaatgtccacatcagcagatctgtatttttttttttttttttacaaatagtaattatttttttaaactgacagttttattttgtatcagttaaaatatcattattttacagatatttactgttgtttttagagtttgtaaaaaatgacagtaTTGGTGTATATGACAGTGTACATACAGAATAGATTCTTGCTTCCAGACttttaccattttttctgtattcttTTAATTCAAGTGAACATCTGTCTACTTAAACGTTTGACCTTTAACCAAAAACCCCGAGCAGAGAGCCTCATCACTGCGCTGACACATGAGTCCACATGTGATGTACTAAGCAGTGACTGTAACCACTAACGTGTGATAATCACTTCCCTTCCACGTTCTGCTGAGAAAACCTGCTCTACTTTACACACAATCATTTTCACAAGGGTAGAGATGACACATCGAATATCTCACAACCTTCAACAGCACAAGTAAAAGGAGATTCATGATTAAATAAAACTATCCTTTATTAGTTCGAGGTCATTTAGTGTTTGGCCGTTTCATCTTCCTAGATATTTACCTCTTCCTAACCTTAACATTGTCCGCACTTTATTTGATCGACTTCTGCGCCGACTTCATTGACGTAGAGCGATTGAAAATGACATGTCACGGTTAGGCAACAAACTTTGCGTTGCAGGTGCTGCCGGCCTTGACCTGCTCTGGGATCAGTGTGCTATCACAACACGGCATCGCAGCACAACGGCCTCCGACTCAGGAACATtcgaggggaaaaaaaatgaggagAGTGTGTTCCAATATAAACAGATCACCATATTATTACTAATACTGtctgctttttgtgttatttcctcATTAACTGTGCCGTAGCCTCTCACTGCATGGATATTTTGGCTTCATGCTATTTAGTAAATATTACAAAGTAATAATAATCACTTGCAAGTTGCAGCGCTGTATCCAGGAACTCATCTGGCTCttaagtttgttttaaaaattatttgtagtattttcatatttctttATGCAAGAAGTTGATTTTGAAAGTTGTTATCCTGTTAAGTTTATTGGCTTTGCAAATTGACTTTACAAGCTTTAATCTTgttcacttttgttttgttgtcatacTTTTCCCCACATACTGTTGTTTGTCTTCCAGCATGTTAAAAAACTTGAACATGgttattttacaatgttttatctaaataaacttgatttgatttcagtaaaaaaaaatgcagcaaatgtaCAAATACAAAGAGAGAGCTGTATATTGTATGATAATACTGCTACTGCCTCCATAAACCCCAGAGCGTCTACACACATACAGAAGAATGTAACACAGTTTGTTGAATAAACCGATTTACAGCTCTTACTTTGATAGATGGAGAAAGCAAGGAACTGGCTCCTGAACATCTGATACATAGGTCCCTCTGGCCTGTGGAAACACACAAGATTAATCAACATATACTGATCCAATCACTACGCATCTCAATGCAATAGCACTCTATTTATTACCTCTGTGCAAAAAACACTATTTATTACACTgtatatttagatttattcttTTGCCCTTTCTATCTAGGTTTACAGGACATACTTTCCTACTTATTCctatatatattttatgtttacaTCAAACTCGTGCaattcatgtgcaatttttaaTACCCATGTGCaatattgtaatttattttattgcactaATATAATACCACTGTTTTTGTAGTACATCCTGTCTTCAAGTTAATTCCacgtttatttattcatttcatttattcacttttaatgtttcatcctcttcatagGTCACCTGTAATATGGCTGGAGTTTATATTTAGTAATTTAGTACTTATGGTCTAACTAACCTTTTGTGAGCACTGCAAGTGTCAGTTAccaaggaaaaaaatctgtgtgtgtgtgtgtgtgtgtgtgtgtgtgtgtgtgtgtgtgtgtgtgtgtgtgtgtgtgtgtgtgtgtgtgtgtgtgtgagctcaaTTGGCAATGAAGCTTTTTCTGATTCTAATATTTCTAAGATTTTGAACGGGAGCAACAACAACGTAAGCAATTTCTCCTGTGCGATCAATAaggtatttctgattctgataatgTTGTCTTTAAGTGGCTGAGCAGAAAAGCTCCAAAATGATACTATAAAATCAAAGACAATATCTCACCAGGTAAGCATGACACCTGACAGAAAGGTGGACACATAATGGTGAGACACCCACCAACCTTTGATCctgaaaaacacatgaagatgAGGGGaagacatgaagaaaaacacttCCAAATTTTAAATTCCCATTGTAGAAAAATCAGAAATTCTACGGTAATGAGGAATAGGGTCACAACAAACCTGGAGCCATTGCTCATGAGGATGCTTTCCCTTATGGTCAGTGTGCAGTAGTACCACACCAGCAGAAAATTGAAGATTTCATCAGTGACTCTAAACAAAGTCAAAAAACCATGACATAAACAATGAGTCACCATTTAATAAATCCCACCAACAGCAAAGCTTCAGGGAGAAATGTCTTCTCACCGACAGTTGAGAAAGAAGAGGCAGGTTATTGCTCCAAACATCAGGATTATTGTCATATAAAGCTTGAATTTCTCATACTCGTCTTTGTAGGCAAATCTGTGAATAAACAGAGAAAGGAGAATATGACAGAGTGTCAACATGCAGAAAAGCTACGTTTCAAGGAGAACTTAAGGCAAAATGCTTTACATACTTTGCCTGGTTACTGAGAAGCGTTACGTTCACGTTGCCCAGGACCAAATTCAAGTACAGCCTGTAAATGAAACAAGCATATAAACAAACAATGTAGTTTACTGATGAGACACAGGGTGACCTTTACAGCTTTGATGATCTAGTGTGTTTCTCCATGCTTAGCCAGGTCAAATACTGCTGAATATTGAGCTCATGTCATGAAAAAGTAACTTACCCATTCTTCTTTGGCAAATATGCTTCCAtatcaaagaaaacattttctttatctttGATTTGTGTCTTGATGTCTGTTATTAGTTTCAACTCTTTCTCTTCACATGTTTGCACACACCTGGAAAGAAGAGATGGAGAATTCATGAGTGAAactatatataaatatagataGATGTACACTGAAAATAACTACAAGTATGCAGACTGTCAAGTACTtaaccaaaacaaaatgaaaaacactatacGATCACTTCCTTTCAATGTATGGGAAACACACTGAACGGTCACATTTAGCTGTAGAACTTCACCTGCTATTTGTCATTCCTGCTAAATATCGCTTTTACCAACTGCACATTGTACTAACTTGGACAAGCTGTGTCTGAGGTCTTTTaggccttttctttgtttacTGATGGCGCTGCTGCATGTTGTCTGAAGATTGGTGAGTTCCTCCAATTTCTGTCTGTATATTTTGTGAGTTTCCTGCAGATCACACAAACAAATGTTTGGTTAGAGACTGTGTAGAAACATCCGCTGCTTGTCTGAAATATGCAATAAATGACATCGTCTGTTTCTTAtatcacaaacacataaaaatacacGTACAAATCACTGCTAATAGGCATTTACAACCAATCAATAAAAGACCTCAAActgaatttttccacattgtctttaaaacatttctttgaaaGAGTGAAAATACGTCCCCGTCTCACCCAAACCTTTgccaagcaaaaaaaataaaaaatcttaaTGGACAACAGTGGAAAGCTCTTGGCAAACAGAGTCTCTTTTCACCAGAGATGGAAATGCTCCATGGCGTGAAATCTTGTTTGACCCTTCTGTCTAAACACAAACAGCCCATGACATCACATTATGTGGTGAAATAAATATTCCACTTTATGTGCACTTTTACTGGTAGCTTTCAGCTGCACGTTTTCTATCATCTCTGGTTTATAAAACTGGACTGAATCTGTGGAGTCTTGGAATCAGCAGATAATCCTGTGGTCTGAGGTTAGGGACTTGTTACCATCCAACCCCAAAAGGATTTGCACAACCAGGACAGCCTTTTATTTCCCAGAAACCCACATTTACAATCTACACAGACCCTAATGGGGTCATGTGGTGCAACACTAGGAACATGGGAAAAGGTCAACTTTCTTTAAGACATGCATCATAGAAAATTGATTTAAGCAGGGAACGAAAGAAGACCTGAACAAAGACCGTATCTGTCCTGTCATCTAAATAGAACGGCTTGAAACTAGGCTTTTTCAGGAATGTGGCTTAAACATACACAGAAGACACATTACATTTTAACTGGCCTGTCCTGTACTAGACAGAGAACAGAGACAGAGTGTGATAAGGTTGTGAAATCAGTACCTGGTGGATTACTAATCCATTGTGTTCTTGTGCAATTAATCAAAGTTGGTAACATCCTGAAAGAGCTTCTGAGCTTGAAAAAGGAAACTGAAAAGCTAGACACACAAACCACCGTTTCCAGTGTATACAGTACATCACATGATAGTTTTCTGTACACATGAT
It encodes the following:
- the tmem120b gene encoding transmembrane protein 120B, which codes for MSKPKFQTEWEEIDEEYQQLQETHKIYRQKLEELTNLQTTCSSAISKQRKGLKDLRHSLSKCVQTCEEKELKLITDIKTQIKDKENVFFDMEAYLPKKNGLYLNLVLGNVNVTLLSNQAKFAYKDEYEKFKLYMTIILMFGAITCLFFLNCRVTDEIFNFLLVWYYCTLTIRESILMSNGSRIKGWWVSHHYVSTFLSGVMLTWPEGPMYQMFRSQFLAFSIYQSFVQFLQYYYQSGCLYRLRALGERNQLDLTVEGFQSWMWRGLTFLLPFLFFGHFWQLYNSVTLFRLAGHEDCKEWQVFMLALTFLVLFLGNFLTTLKVVHQKIQKNQEKVQKSD